A window of Costertonia aggregata contains these coding sequences:
- a CDS encoding TlpA family protein disulfide reductase → MKKQTVYTLLIIAFVLSFFVTPLGDYSKILLNRWFATSPTIIKLENRGKLANYNWELKDAEWNFFNFDQSQGSVVFISFWTSWHLPSKAQLKDIQALFDEYKGKVDFYIITNEERLPVEEFMAKNGYDFPVTYQVIGNPSPIEILKPPGSYIIDKNGYIAVHQTAIADWDNDTVRTLLDNLISAE, encoded by the coding sequence ATGAAAAAACAGACAGTTTATACGCTTTTAATCATAGCCTTTGTACTTTCTTTTTTTGTCACACCTTTGGGCGATTATAGTAAAATTCTTCTGAATAGATGGTTTGCTACTTCCCCTACCATAATAAAGCTGGAAAACAGGGGAAAACTTGCCAATTATAATTGGGAGCTTAAAGATGCCGAATGGAATTTTTTTAATTTTGACCAATCACAAGGCTCCGTGGTATTTATTTCATTCTGGACCTCATGGCATTTGCCCTCAAAAGCTCAGTTAAAAGATATACAAGCCTTATTTGACGAATATAAGGGAAAGGTTGATTTTTACATTATTACCAATGAGGAGCGGTTGCCCGTAGAGGAGTTTATGGCCAAGAATGGGTATGATTTTCCCGTAACCTATCAAGTCATAGGCAATCCAAGTCCCATTGAAATCTTAAAACCGCCTGGTTCATATATTATCGATAAGAACGGTTATATAGCAGTACATCAAACGGCCATTGCGGACTGGGACAATGATACCGTTAGGACGTTGCTCGATAATCTGATTTCGGCAGAATAA
- a CDS encoding aconitate hydratase, translating into MAFDIDMIKKVYANMAERVDKAREVVGKPLTLSEKILYSHLWDGNPTKAFTRGKDYVDFAPDRIACQDATAQMALLQFMQAGKPKVAVPTTVHCDHLIQAKSGAEADLKSANSTSAEVFDFLESVSNKYGIGFWKPGAGIIHQVVLENYAFPGGMMIGTDSHTVNAGGLGMVAIGVGGADAVDVMAGMAWELKFPKLIGVKLTGTISGWTAPKDVILKVAEILTVKGGTGAIVEYFGPGAIALSCTGKGTICNMGAEIGATTSTFGYDESMERYLRATDRADVADAANTVKEYLTADAEVYANPEQYFDQVIEINLSELGPLLNGPFTPDLSTEVGSDMTEKAKTNDWPMQVEWSLIGSCTNSSYEDLSRASSIAQQALDKGLKMKAELGINPGSEQVRYTAERDGILDTFEKLGAKIFTNACGPCIGQWARYSDPKNAPKNSIVHSFNRNFAKRADGNPNTHAFVASPEITAAIAFSGRLDFNPITDALINENGEEVKFDEPTGWELPPKGFAVEDAGYLAPKEDGSSVEVKVASDSERLQLLEPFVPMKPEQLQGVKLLIKAFGKCTTDHISMAGPWLRFRGHLDNIANNTLIGAVNAFNKKTNFVKNQLTGEYEGVPDTQRAYKAAGIKSIVVGDHNYGEGSSREHAAMQPRHLGVAAVLVKSFARIHETNLKKQGMLGLTFANEDDYDLIQEDDTFNFVDIADFAPDTPLTIEVVHADGSKDTIKANHTYNAAQIGWFNEGSALNVIKRENAA; encoded by the coding sequence ATGGCATTTGATATCGATATGATAAAGAAGGTATATGCCAACATGGCCGAGCGTGTTGATAAGGCGCGCGAAGTAGTTGGAAAGCCTTTGACCCTTTCAGAGAAAATTTTGTATTCCCACCTTTGGGACGGTAATCCTACCAAAGCGTTCACAAGAGGCAAGGATTATGTTGATTTTGCTCCGGATCGTATCGCATGTCAAGATGCTACGGCGCAAATGGCCCTACTACAGTTCATGCAAGCGGGCAAACCTAAAGTTGCGGTGCCTACCACTGTGCATTGTGACCATTTGATACAAGCCAAAAGCGGTGCGGAAGCAGATTTAAAATCGGCAAACAGCACGAGTGCAGAGGTTTTTGATTTTTTGGAGTCGGTTTCCAATAAATACGGAATCGGTTTTTGGAAACCCGGTGCAGGTATCATACACCAAGTAGTATTGGAAAATTATGCATTTCCCGGCGGTATGATGATAGGAACCGATTCGCATACTGTAAATGCAGGTGGTTTGGGGATGGTAGCCATTGGAGTAGGAGGGGCAGATGCCGTGGATGTTATGGCAGGCATGGCCTGGGAACTCAAATTCCCTAAACTGATCGGGGTGAAATTGACCGGTACCATTTCTGGATGGACCGCACCTAAAGACGTTATTCTCAAAGTTGCCGAAATTCTTACCGTAAAAGGTGGTACGGGCGCTATCGTAGAATATTTTGGACCCGGTGCCATAGCATTATCTTGTACAGGTAAGGGAACTATTTGTAACATGGGCGCTGAAATAGGTGCTACGACGTCTACTTTTGGGTATGACGAATCAATGGAACGCTATTTACGTGCAACGGACAGGGCCGATGTGGCCGATGCCGCCAATACGGTAAAAGAATATTTAACGGCAGATGCAGAGGTGTATGCCAATCCAGAGCAGTATTTTGATCAAGTAATAGAAATCAATCTATCCGAACTGGGGCCTTTGTTGAACGGGCCGTTCACCCCAGACCTTTCTACCGAAGTTGGTAGCGATATGACCGAGAAGGCCAAAACCAATGATTGGCCTATGCAGGTAGAGTGGAGTCTTATAGGTTCCTGTACAAATTCATCTTATGAAGACTTGTCAAGGGCTTCCTCTATTGCACAACAAGCATTGGACAAAGGACTGAAAATGAAAGCGGAACTGGGTATAAATCCCGGATCGGAGCAGGTACGCTATACTGCAGAACGTGATGGAATATTGGACACTTTTGAAAAATTGGGTGCCAAAATATTTACCAATGCATGCGGGCCATGCATTGGGCAATGGGCGAGATATAGTGATCCTAAAAACGCTCCCAAAAACAGTATTGTACATTCTTTCAACAGAAATTTTGCAAAACGAGCCGATGGTAATCCCAATACACATGCCTTTGTAGCATCGCCTGAAATCACCGCTGCAATAGCTTTTTCGGGCCGATTGGACTTTAATCCCATTACCGACGCACTAATCAATGAGAATGGTGAAGAAGTCAAGTTTGATGAGCCTACGGGATGGGAACTGCCCCCAAAAGGTTTTGCCGTCGAGGATGCTGGCTATCTGGCACCAAAAGAAGACGGTTCAAGTGTTGAGGTAAAAGTAGCTTCCGATTCAGAAAGGTTACAGTTGTTGGAGCCTTTTGTACCTATGAAACCTGAGCAGCTACAAGGCGTAAAATTATTGATAAAAGCCTTTGGTAAGTGTACGACCGATCATATCTCAATGGCTGGTCCGTGGTTACGTTTCCGCGGTCATTTGGACAATATTGCGAACAACACTCTAATAGGTGCCGTAAATGCGTTCAACAAAAAGACCAATTTTGTAAAAAACCAGTTGACGGGAGAGTATGAAGGTGTTCCCGATACACAAAGAGCTTATAAAGCCGCTGGTATAAAATCCATTGTAGTGGGCGACCATAATTATGGAGAGGGTTCTTCTCGTGAACATGCTGCGATGCAACCAAGACACTTGGGAGTAGCTGCTGTTTTGGTAAAGTCTTTTGCCCGTATTCATGAAACCAATCTAAAAAAACAGGGCATGTTGGGCTTAACATTCGCAAATGAGGACGATTATGATCTTATTCAAGAGGATGATACCTTCAATTTTGTTGATATTGCCGATTTTGCCCCAGACACGCCTTTGACCATAGAAGTTGTTCATGCCGATGGAAGCAAGGACACTATAAAGGCAAACCATACGTATAATGCTGCCCAAATAGGATGGTTTAATGAAGGTTCTGCCTTAAACGTGATTAAAAGGGAGAACGCCGCATAA
- a CDS encoding AAA family ATPase, whose amino-acid sequence MSDVTAINQLVEKHVALKTEIAKVIIGQETVIDQILLSIYTGGHSLLIGVPGLAKTLMVNTIAQTLGLDFKRIQFTPDLMPSDILGSEVLDQNRNFKFIKGPIFSNIILADEINRTPPKTQAALLEAMQERAVTIAGQQYKLELPYFVLATQNPIEQEGTYPLPEAQLDRFMFAIELKYPSVEEEMQVVKNTTSDDVVTIAPLFNAQEILEVQHLVRRIPVPNNVVEYAVRLVNSTRPNLDTASDYVKQYIDWGAGPRASQNLVLAAKAHAAIHGKFSPDIDDVKAIAMGILRHRIIKNYKAEAEGISEEQIVDHLL is encoded by the coding sequence ATGTCAGACGTAACCGCCATAAATCAACTTGTAGAAAAACATGTTGCCCTAAAAACTGAAATCGCCAAGGTCATCATAGGTCAAGAAACCGTAATTGATCAGATACTTTTATCGATTTATACCGGTGGCCATTCACTTTTGATAGGCGTACCGGGGTTGGCTAAAACCTTAATGGTAAATACCATAGCCCAAACCCTTGGTCTTGATTTTAAAAGAATTCAGTTTACGCCAGATTTAATGCCAAGTGATATTTTGGGTAGTGAAGTCTTGGACCAAAACAGAAATTTCAAATTCATAAAAGGACCTATTTTCTCCAATATCATTTTAGCCGATGAAATAAACAGGACACCGCCAAAAACCCAAGCGGCACTTTTGGAGGCCATGCAGGAAAGAGCGGTGACCATTGCTGGTCAACAATATAAGTTAGAACTGCCTTATTTTGTTCTGGCTACCCAAAACCCTATTGAACAGGAAGGTACCTATCCTTTGCCAGAAGCACAGTTAGATAGGTTTATGTTCGCTATAGAATTAAAATATCCGTCAGTTGAAGAAGAGATGCAAGTTGTAAAAAACACAACTTCAGATGATGTGGTAACCATAGCCCCTTTGTTCAATGCACAAGAAATTTTAGAGGTACAACATTTGGTGCGTAGAATACCCGTACCCAATAACGTAGTGGAATATGCGGTGAGATTGGTCAACTCAACAAGACCCAATTTGGACACTGCTTCGGACTACGTAAAACAATATATCGATTGGGGCGCAGGGCCACGAGCATCGCAAAATCTTGTCTTGGCCGCAAAGGCACATGCGGCGATACACGGTAAATTTTCTCCGGATATCGATGATGTGAAAGCCATAGCCATGGGCATACTTCGACATCGAATCATAAAAAACTACAAAGCGGAAGCGGAAGGAATTTCCGAAGAGCAGATAGTGGACCATCTTCTTTAA
- a CDS encoding peptidylprolyl isomerase: MNRMNKIILGLALLVSMVATSQENDSIPKVPEEPELEASLDIEKDTVQNFKKIKLDGVAAVVGDYVILDSDIEKTYIDLKSQGVSTEDITKCSLLGKLMEDRLYAHQAVQDSLLVSDDEVNANIDRQLQSFVSQIGSMEKLLKFYRKENEQELREDLFEINKLRMLSEKMQASVVSDIEITPEEVRQFFNKIPKDERPVFGAELEISQIVKIPKATEEEKQKVIDKLNTIKADIQENDASFKIKAILYSEDEGSKANGGFYAINKNTAFVKEFMDVAYRLQEGEISEPFETEYGYHIMLVEKVRGQERDIRHIIISPEVPESAKEAAKSELDSIRVKVNNGDFTFAEAALNFSDEKETKFDGGVLRNPQDFSARFELTKMDPTLYNQVRNLKDNEISYPIMEEDPRGGIKYKIYKITNRYDEHVADFAQDYLKIQELAKREKQFNAIKEWMDIHIEDTYISVNEEKRDCDFANDWVKE, encoded by the coding sequence ATGAACAGAATGAATAAAATCATTTTAGGACTGGCCCTATTGGTCTCTATGGTTGCTACATCACAAGAAAACGATAGTATCCCCAAGGTCCCTGAGGAACCTGAACTGGAAGCTAGTTTGGATATTGAAAAAGACACCGTTCAAAATTTCAAAAAGATTAAATTGGATGGTGTGGCAGCCGTAGTGGGCGACTATGTGATTTTGGATTCGGATATTGAAAAAACCTATATCGATTTAAAAAGCCAAGGGGTGTCGACCGAAGATATAACAAAATGTAGTCTTTTGGGCAAACTTATGGAAGACCGTTTGTATGCCCATCAAGCAGTGCAAGACAGTCTTTTGGTCTCTGACGATGAAGTAAATGCGAATATTGACAGGCAGCTACAATCTTTCGTTTCCCAAATAGGTTCCATGGAAAAATTATTGAAATTCTATAGAAAGGAAAACGAACAGGAACTACGGGAAGACCTTTTTGAAATAAACAAACTCAGAATGCTTTCTGAAAAAATGCAAGCTTCCGTAGTCAGCGACATTGAAATTACGCCAGAGGAAGTAAGGCAATTTTTCAATAAGATACCAAAGGATGAAAGGCCTGTATTTGGTGCAGAGCTAGAAATATCGCAAATAGTGAAAATCCCCAAGGCGACCGAGGAAGAAAAACAAAAGGTAATCGATAAATTGAATACCATAAAAGCTGATATTCAAGAAAACGATGCTAGTTTTAAGATAAAGGCCATTTTGTATTCAGAAGATGAAGGCTCAAAAGCAAACGGAGGCTTTTATGCCATAAACAAGAATACCGCTTTTGTAAAGGAGTTTATGGATGTGGCGTATAGACTGCAAGAAGGGGAAATATCCGAACCTTTTGAGACCGAATATGGGTACCATATCATGCTTGTCGAAAAAGTTAGGGGTCAGGAGCGTGATATTCGTCACATTATAATTTCTCCCGAAGTGCCCGAAAGTGCCAAAGAGGCTGCAAAGTCTGAGCTAGATAGTATACGGGTCAAGGTAAACAACGGAGATTTTACGTTCGCAGAGGCCGCCTTAAATTTTTCTGACGAGAAAGAGACTAAGTTTGACGGTGGCGTTCTTCGGAACCCGCAAGATTTTAGTGCGCGTTTTGAACTTACAAAAATGGACCCCACACTCTATAATCAAGTACGTAACCTAAAGGATAACGAAATATCATACCCGATAATGGAAGAGGACCCAAGGGGAGGTATCAAATACAAAATCTACAAGATTACCAATAGGTATGATGAGCATGTTGCTGATTTTGCCCAAGATTATTTAAAGATCCAAGAACTGGCCAAAAGGGAAAAACAGTTCAACGCCATTAAGGAATGGATGGACATACATATTGAAGACACCTATATAAGCGTGAACGAGGAGAAAAGAGACTGTGATTTTGCAAACGACTGGGTAAAGGAATAA